One genomic segment of Burkholderiaceae bacterium includes these proteins:
- a CDS encoding type II toxin-antitoxin system Phd/YefM family antitoxin, with protein sequence MQTLTSREFNQDTARAKRAANDGPVFITDRGRRAYVLISNAEYERLTRKPRSIAEALAMPGVEDIEFEPPRMGDFARPAEFD encoded by the coding sequence ATGCAAACTCTCACCTCGCGCGAATTCAACCAGGACACGGCCCGCGCCAAGCGCGCGGCCAACGACGGGCCGGTGTTCATCACCGACCGCGGCCGGCGCGCCTACGTGCTGATCAGCAACGCCGAGTACGAGCGCCTGACACGCAAGCCGCGCTCGATCGCGGAGGCGCTGGCGATGCCGGGGGTGGAAGACATCGAGTTCGAGCCGCCGCGCATGGGCGATTTCGCGCGTCCCGCCGAGTTCGATTGA
- a CDS encoding type II toxin-antitoxin system VapC family toxin encodes MFLLDTNAVSDLRRPDRAPAGLLQWSRATPPHQQFISCITVFELELGIRQKERRDHEQGRLLRQWLQAQVLPTFDGRILDIDTAVAHRCAAMHVPNPAPERDAWIAATALVHGLTVVSRNTRDFGACGVQVLNPWEAPA; translated from the coding sequence ATGTTTCTGCTCGACACCAACGCCGTCTCGGACTTGCGCCGGCCCGACCGGGCGCCTGCCGGCTTGCTGCAATGGTCGCGCGCTACGCCGCCTCACCAGCAGTTCATCTCATGCATCACCGTGTTCGAGCTGGAGTTGGGCATCCGCCAGAAAGAGCGACGCGACCACGAGCAAGGCCGCTTGCTGCGCCAATGGCTGCAGGCCCAGGTGCTGCCCACGTTCGACGGGCGCATTCTCGACATCGACACCGCCGTGGCGCACCGCTGCGCCGCAATGCACGTTCCCAATCCGGCGCCCGAGCGCGACGCCTGGATTGCCGCCACCGCCCTGGTCCACGGCCTGACCGTGGTCAGCCGCAACACGCGCGACTTCGGCGCCTGCGGCGTCCAGGTGCTCAATCCATGGGAAGCGCCGGCGTGA